In Porites lutea chromosome 7, jaPorLute2.1, whole genome shotgun sequence, a single window of DNA contains:
- the LOC140944572 gene encoding uncharacterized protein, protein MIRHPCNTLVGGPSRCGKSTWTRAFLRHADQLMHPPPRVKHYCYGAWQPAFDEMKQEKVQFHEGLPTSEELDQWFSPTQGGLLVLDDLMDEGANDKRVLDLFSKHSHHRNISVLFLCQDLFPPGKFAKTISRNAHYIVAFKSPRDQVGMRTLTLQAFPNDWSHVMNIFRECTQRPFGYLMLDLHPASDDRYRLFTNVLPEEGPTETYERQA, encoded by the coding sequence ATGATTCGACATCCCTGCAACACGCTGGTGGGCGGCCCGTCGAGGTGCGGCAAATCGACGTGGACGCGCGCTTTTTTACGGCACGCCGATCAATTGATGCACCCCCCTCCTCGGGTGAAACATTATTGTTACGGGGCCTGGCAACCGGCCTTTGACGAGATGAAGCAAGAGAAGGTGCAGTTTCACGAAGGACTGCCCACGTCGGAGGAGTTGGACCAATGGTTCAGTCCCACGCAAGGGGGACTCTTGGTGTTGGACGATCTCATGGACGAAGGCGCCAACgacaaacgcgtgttggatCTCTTTTCCAAGCACTCGCATCATCGGAACATCAGCGTCCTCTTCCTGTGCCAGGATCTATTCCCGCCCGGCAAATTCGCCAAAACCATTTCGCGCAACGCCCATTACATCGTGGCGTTCAAGAGCCCGCGGGATCAAGTGGGCATGCGCACCTTGACGCTGCAAGCCTTTCCCAACGACTGGTCGCACGTGATGAACATCTTTCGCGAATGCACCCAGCGCCCTTTTGGCTATTTAATGCTGGACTTGCATCCCGCGTCAGACGATCGGTACCGTCTCTTCACCAACGTGTTACCGGAGGAAGGACCGACGGAAACCTATGAACGTCAAGCATGA